A portion of the Corynebacterium ammoniagenes DSM 20306 genome contains these proteins:
- a CDS encoding aldo/keto reductase — translation MATQENALSLPDIGFGTVHLDGAAGVEAMTSAIQTGYRLIDTAYNYENEGAVGVALRESGVPREELIVTSKLPGRFHEFDKAGPRIEESLYRLSVDYLDLLLIHWPNPSKDLYVEAWQALIDARDRGLVRHIGVSNFLPEHIERLEKETGELPVVNQIELHPYFPQVEKVEWHDARGIKTEAWSPLSNGRGLVEEQVLVDIGNNHGVGAGEVALAWHHSRGIIPIPRSTNPQRQKSNLEAVKLTLSAEEISAINDLGRPDGRIKDQDPAVYEEF, via the coding sequence ATGGCTACTCAAGAAAACGCACTTTCACTCCCAGATATTGGTTTTGGCACCGTGCACTTAGATGGTGCAGCCGGCGTTGAGGCAATGACCTCTGCCATTCAGACCGGTTACCGGTTAATTGATACCGCCTACAATTATGAAAATGAAGGCGCCGTCGGCGTTGCACTGCGTGAATCCGGTGTGCCGCGCGAGGAGCTCATCGTCACCAGCAAGCTGCCCGGTCGCTTCCACGAATTCGACAAGGCCGGCCCACGCATTGAAGAAAGCCTCTACCGCTTGAGCGTGGATTACCTCGATCTGCTGCTGATTCACTGGCCTAACCCCAGCAAGGATTTGTATGTCGAGGCCTGGCAAGCACTTATCGATGCCCGCGATCGCGGCTTGGTGCGCCACATTGGTGTGTCCAACTTCTTGCCCGAGCACATCGAGCGCCTAGAAAAAGAAACTGGCGAGCTGCCTGTCGTTAATCAAATTGAACTTCACCCCTACTTCCCGCAGGTAGAGAAGGTCGAATGGCACGATGCCCGCGGCATTAAGACCGAGGCATGGAGCCCCCTGAGCAATGGCCGGGGTTTGGTAGAAGAACAAGTCCTAGTGGATATCGGCAACAACCACGGCGTCGGCGCCGGCGAAGTTGCCCTAGCCTGGCACCACTCGCGCGGCATCATTCCGATTCCACGCTCCACCAACCCACAGCGCCAAAAGTCTAACCTCGAGGCAGTCAAGCTCACGCTGTCTGCGGAAGAAATTAGCGCGATTAATGATCTCGGCCGCCCCGATGGCCGCATCAAGGATCAAGACCCAGCGGTCTACGAGGAATTTTAA
- a CDS encoding DUF3151 domain-containing protein: MEINDMLAPPPVKLPEDPAQTQAKDYTPRELAAKYPASPYAWAVLAEEELEQALTPGSEPASFITAYAYARTGYHRGLDRLRGNGWKGWGPVPYSHDPNQGVLRAIAALGHAAQAIGEDEEYDRLRQMLSDADPKSVATLLDKEDK, encoded by the coding sequence ATGGAAATTAATGACATGCTTGCACCACCGCCCGTAAAGCTTCCTGAGGATCCCGCTCAAACGCAGGCCAAGGATTACACCCCGCGCGAACTAGCAGCGAAATACCCCGCTAGCCCATATGCTTGGGCTGTGCTGGCTGAAGAAGAGCTCGAGCAGGCACTAACTCCTGGTTCCGAGCCAGCTTCTTTTATTACCGCTTATGCCTATGCGCGTACCGGCTACCACCGTGGCTTGGATCGCCTGCGTGGCAACGGTTGGAAGGGCTGGGGCCCGGTTCCTTATAGCCATGACCCAAACCAAGGCGTCCTGCGTGCTATCGCCGCGTTGGGCCACGCAGCGCAGGCCATTGGAGAGGACGAGGAATATGACCGTCTTCGACAGATGCTTTCCGATGCCGACCCGAAGTCTGTAGCCACTCTTCTAGATAAAGAAGATAAGTAG
- a CDS encoding Maf family protein — protein MQIILASQSPSRASILRGAGVEPILRPAHVDEAALIESLGDAAPAEIVSQLAVAKAQKIAPDFPNDVVIGGDSMLLLDGALQGKPHTVEATIDRWEQQAGKTAELLTGHCVIWGDQVHVETSRTTVRFAQATMADIRAYANTGEPLACAGAFTLEAIGGWFIDRIEGDPSSVIGLSLPVVRRGLYSFGLSVSQFWEKPDVPAEENTAAALTVR, from the coding sequence ATGCAAATTATTCTCGCTTCTCAATCACCTTCGCGCGCTTCTATTCTGCGCGGCGCTGGTGTTGAGCCGATTCTGCGCCCCGCGCACGTTGATGAAGCAGCGCTCATCGAATCCCTCGGCGATGCCGCTCCAGCTGAGATCGTGTCCCAGCTTGCCGTAGCCAAGGCACAAAAGATTGCCCCAGATTTTCCCAACGATGTTGTCATCGGTGGCGATTCCATGCTGCTTTTAGACGGCGCACTGCAGGGCAAGCCACATACTGTCGAAGCCACCATTGACCGCTGGGAGCAACAAGCCGGCAAGACGGCTGAGCTTCTCACCGGACATTGCGTCATCTGGGGTGACCAGGTGCATGTAGAGACCTCGCGGACTACCGTGCGCTTCGCGCAAGCCACCATGGCTGATATCCGCGCTTATGCCAACACCGGGGAGCCCTTGGCGTGCGCCGGTGCCTTTACCTTAGAAGCAATCGGCGGCTGGTTTATTGATCGCATCGAAGGCGACCCCTCCTCCGTCATTGGGCTTTCGTTACCGGTTGTCCGTCGCGGGCTGTATTCCTTTGGCCTTTCTGTCAGCCAATTTTGGGAAAAGCCAGACGTTCCAGCAGAGGAAAACACCGCAGCAGCCCTGACTGTGAGATGA
- a CDS encoding acyl-CoA carboxylase subunit epsilon, with protein sequence MTTSTVTDSADKATSAPLFRVVKGNPSASEIAALTAVFAQLSNQARREAAGAGVSKHGERNLWGRPEDRYNARLQFNPAAFQNVRFY encoded by the coding sequence ATGACCACTTCAACTGTTACTGACTCCGCCGACAAGGCCACCTCAGCACCACTGTTTCGCGTGGTCAAGGGGAACCCTTCCGCCAGTGAAATCGCCGCTCTTACCGCGGTCTTTGCGCAACTGTCCAACCAGGCACGCCGCGAAGCTGCTGGTGCTGGTGTGTCCAAGCACGGTGAGCGCAATCTGTGGGGACGCCCCGAAGACCGCTATAACGCGCGGTTGCAGTTCAATCCTGCGGCATTCCAAAACGTACGCTTTTACTAG
- a CDS encoding acyl-CoA carboxylase subunit beta: MTNKPDLKTTAGKIEDLDRRLTESVQPLGGDAVDAGTDAGQLTARTRIDALLDAGSFVETDALARHRSVDFDREHNKPLTDGVVTGFGTVDGRKVCVFSQDESIFEGTLGEVYGEKIIKIYDLALKTGVPIVGIHASAGPRVQEGIVTLGMYGRIMARATQASGLIPQVSVVVGDTEGMASFLPGWSDIIVMTSQAALHQARPSVVSQVFGEESTAAELGGAEVHSDNGTTHLVAESDEVALGLARDVLSYLPVNNRAEAPRTEADIMAGSIAENVNDEDKKLLSVIPDEAAAAYDMRDVVDNVVDAQTFFELNGSFADNVLTGFARIEGRSVGIVANQPLANAGALDSAAAEKAARFIRTCDAFNTPVVTFVDSPGFIPSPEEEKAGLVRRATKLAYAYAEASVGKITVITRKALGPAYVFMGSKDLGADLAYGWPTAEIAVAQTSQAAEAIYGADATDEHKDALEEKFMGPYQAAERGMVDAVISPDTTRGHLIEGLRLLERKVVPAAMKKHGNITF; the protein is encoded by the coding sequence ATGACTAATAAACCGGATCTGAAAACGACAGCCGGCAAGATCGAAGACTTAGATCGTCGTCTCACCGAATCGGTGCAGCCATTGGGTGGGGACGCAGTTGATGCAGGTACTGACGCAGGCCAGCTGACTGCCCGGACAAGAATTGATGCTTTGCTCGATGCCGGTTCCTTTGTAGAAACCGACGCCTTAGCACGCCACCGCTCCGTGGACTTTGACCGTGAGCACAATAAGCCTTTAACCGATGGCGTTGTGACCGGTTTTGGCACCGTGGACGGACGCAAAGTGTGCGTATTTAGCCAAGATGAATCTATCTTCGAGGGCACCCTCGGGGAAGTCTATGGCGAAAAGATCATCAAAATCTACGATCTTGCGCTCAAGACAGGCGTTCCTATCGTCGGCATTCATGCTTCCGCTGGGCCACGCGTTCAAGAAGGCATTGTCACCTTAGGTATGTACGGCCGCATCATGGCTCGCGCCACCCAGGCGTCGGGCTTGATTCCACAGGTCTCCGTTGTCGTTGGAGATACCGAAGGCATGGCCTCCTTCTTGCCCGGCTGGTCCGATATCATCGTCATGACCTCCCAGGCTGCTTTGCACCAGGCACGCCCCAGTGTTGTTAGCCAGGTCTTTGGTGAGGAGTCCACCGCTGCGGAACTCGGCGGTGCGGAGGTACATTCTGACAATGGCACCACGCACCTTGTCGCAGAAAGCGACGAGGTCGCCCTAGGTCTTGCTCGCGATGTGCTCAGCTACCTGCCGGTTAATAACCGGGCGGAAGCACCACGTACCGAAGCCGACATTATGGCTGGCTCCATTGCCGAAAATGTTAACGATGAGGATAAAAAACTGCTGAGCGTCATCCCGGATGAGGCGGCAGCAGCGTATGACATGCGCGATGTTGTAGACAATGTCGTGGATGCTCAAACCTTCTTTGAACTCAACGGCAGCTTTGCGGACAACGTGCTTACCGGTTTTGCACGTATTGAAGGCCGTAGCGTGGGCATTGTTGCTAACCAACCTTTGGCTAATGCCGGCGCGCTGGATTCGGCAGCCGCAGAAAAGGCCGCGCGTTTCATCCGCACCTGCGATGCCTTTAATACGCCAGTTGTTACTTTCGTTGACTCCCCCGGTTTTATTCCTTCCCCAGAGGAAGAAAAGGCTGGCTTGGTTCGTCGTGCAACCAAACTGGCTTATGCCTACGCGGAAGCTAGCGTCGGCAAGATTACGGTTATCACCCGCAAGGCTTTGGGTCCTGCTTACGTTTTCATGGGATCGAAAGACTTAGGCGCAGATCTGGCGTATGGCTGGCCTACCGCGGAGATTGCCGTTGCGCAGACCTCGCAGGCTGCCGAGGCTATCTACGGCGCGGACGCTACTGATGAGCACAAGGACGCGCTGGAAGAGAAGTTCATGGGTCCCTACCAGGCGGCAGAACGCGGCATGGTGGATGCGGTTATCTCCCCGGATACCACCCGCGGACATCTCATTGAGGGACTGCGCCTGTTGGAACGCAAGGTTGTTCCTGCAGCGATGAAAAAGCACGGCAATATCACGTTCTAA
- a CDS encoding acyl-CoA carboxylase subunit beta translates to MTISSPFTDLDSLEDDNTTAGKLAELKRRRAEATLPMGETAVEKVHAQDRLTARERLDYLLDEGSFVETDMLAKHRTTDFGMSKKKVVTDGIVTGWGTIDGREVCIFSQDGTVFGGALGEVYGEKMIKIMELAVTTGRPLIGLYEGAGARIQEGSVSLDWIAQTFYQNIKASGVVPQISVIMGACAGGNAYSPALTDFVVMVEEKSKMFVTGPDVIKTVTGEEVTQEQLGGASAHMTNAGNSHYTAASDEEALDWVHDLVAYLPSNNRHQAPIEDTDFEDEITADDLKLDEIIPDSPTQPYDVREVIESLTDDGEYMEIQAERAENVVVAFGRIEGQTVGFVANQPTVFAGCLDIDSSEKAARFIRTCDSFNIPLVLLVDVPGFLPGIDQEHNGILRRGAKLLYAYGEATVPKITVTMRKAYGGAYCVMGSKGLGADVNLAWPTAQIAVMGASGAVGFIYRKELKQAHEKGLDVNELAKSFEREYEDHMLNPYKAAERGLIDAVILPSETRQMVARNLRLYADKNVARPARKHGNIPL, encoded by the coding sequence ATGACCATTTCCTCACCTTTCACGGATCTAGACAGCTTGGAAGACGACAACACCACCGCAGGCAAACTTGCCGAATTAAAGCGTCGCCGCGCTGAAGCGACCTTGCCCATGGGTGAGACTGCGGTTGAGAAGGTGCACGCCCAAGACCGACTCACCGCGCGCGAGCGCTTAGACTACTTGCTTGATGAAGGTTCCTTCGTGGAAACCGACATGCTAGCCAAGCACCGCACGACCGACTTTGGCATGTCCAAAAAGAAGGTTGTCACCGACGGCATTGTGACCGGCTGGGGCACCATCGACGGACGCGAAGTCTGCATCTTCTCCCAGGACGGCACTGTCTTCGGCGGCGCACTGGGTGAAGTTTACGGCGAAAAGATGATCAAGATTATGGAGCTGGCTGTTACCACCGGCCGCCCTTTGATTGGTCTTTATGAAGGCGCTGGCGCCCGCATCCAGGAAGGCTCCGTCTCCCTGGACTGGATCGCTCAAACCTTCTACCAAAACATCAAGGCCTCCGGCGTAGTCCCACAGATCTCTGTCATCATGGGCGCCTGCGCAGGTGGTAACGCTTACTCCCCTGCCCTGACCGACTTCGTTGTCATGGTGGAAGAAAAGTCCAAGATGTTCGTCACCGGCCCAGACGTCATCAAGACCGTCACCGGCGAAGAAGTCACCCAGGAACAACTCGGTGGCGCATCAGCCCACATGACCAATGCTGGCAACAGCCACTACACCGCAGCCAGCGATGAAGAGGCGTTGGACTGGGTTCACGACTTGGTCGCTTACCTTCCTTCCAATAACCGCCACCAGGCACCTATTGAAGACACCGACTTCGAGGATGAGATCACCGCTGATGACCTCAAGTTGGATGAGATCATTCCGGATTCTCCGACCCAGCCTTATGATGTACGCGAAGTTATCGAGTCCTTGACCGATGACGGCGAGTACATGGAAATCCAGGCCGAGCGCGCAGAAAACGTCGTCGTTGCCTTTGGCCGCATCGAAGGCCAAACCGTCGGCTTTGTCGCCAACCAGCCCACCGTCTTTGCCGGCTGCTTGGACATTGACTCCTCTGAAAAGGCCGCACGCTTCATCCGCACCTGCGACTCTTTCAACATCCCACTGGTTCTGCTCGTCGACGTACCAGGCTTCCTGCCAGGTATTGACCAGGAGCACAACGGCATTCTGCGCCGCGGCGCGAAGCTGCTCTACGCCTACGGCGAAGCAACCGTTCCAAAGATCACTGTGACCATGCGCAAGGCTTATGGCGGAGCATACTGCGTGATGGGCTCCAAGGGCCTTGGCGCTGATGTGAACTTGGCATGGCCTACCGCTCAGATCGCTGTCATGGGTGCTTCCGGCGCGGTTGGATTTATCTACCGCAAGGAACTCAAGCAGGCTCACGAGAAGGGCTTGGACGTCAACGAGTTGGCGAAGTCCTTCGAGCGCGAGTACGAAGACCACATGCTCAACCCGTACAAGGCTGCTGAGCGTGGCTTGATTGACGCTGTCATCTTGCCTTCTGAAACCCGTCAGATGGTGGCACGCAACCTGCGCCTGTACGCAGATAAGAATGTTGCACGCCCAGCACGCAAGCACGGCAACATCCCGCTGTAG
- a CDS encoding alpha-amylase family protein: MTHTELSTQSHVPRPWYENAVFYQILVGVFNDTAGEGIGTLKGVEEKLDYLQWLGIDCLWLSPFYASPLRDDGYDISDYLTVHPEYGTMEDFEDLIAAVHARGMKLITDLALNHTSMDHYWFQESRKNPEGPYGDYYVWGDDPDRYPDIRIIFTDVESSNWSFDEVRGQYYFHRFYKEQPDLNYDNPAVHEEVLSLVDFWMGKGLDGFRLDAIPYLYERDDTGGESIPETIEFIEKLRVYMDEHYPDAFMVAEANQPPAETREYFGDGNRMHMVFNFPLMPRLYQAIATSQASPIEEIMPELLHLPPGTQWGNFLRNHDELTLEMVSEFERDLLYSAFLPHDSMRAHLGIARRLAPLMDNDRAKIELMFALMFGLPGAPFVYYGEEIGMQDDPSLQDRDAVRTPMQWEPGPGAGFTTSETPKRPIVGGFGLSVAEQRHDPDSLLRFVRSLIAARKAHPEIGIGNYESIAVTEPSLLAILRTLKEEDRVIASDPLGSAPLVCLYNFAPYPIDIPKQALTPLGGVGHVEIGSEHGVSEVRAGDAIPAFGYLWLSALYSA, from the coding sequence ATGACGCACACTGAACTTTCTACACAAAGTCACGTTCCGCGCCCCTGGTATGAAAATGCTGTGTTCTACCAAATCCTGGTTGGGGTCTTCAATGACACCGCGGGCGAAGGCATTGGCACCTTAAAAGGCGTGGAAGAAAAGCTCGATTACTTGCAATGGTTGGGCATCGACTGTTTGTGGCTCTCGCCGTTTTATGCCTCGCCGCTGCGCGATGATGGCTACGATATCTCCGACTACCTAACGGTGCACCCTGAATACGGCACCATGGAAGACTTCGAAGATCTCATTGCTGCCGTGCATGCGCGCGGCATGAAGCTCATTACGGATCTCGCTTTAAACCACACTTCCATGGATCATTACTGGTTCCAGGAATCTCGCAAAAATCCCGAAGGTCCTTACGGAGATTATTACGTGTGGGGCGATGATCCAGACCGCTATCCAGATATTCGCATCATCTTCACCGATGTGGAATCAAGTAATTGGAGCTTTGATGAGGTGCGCGGGCAGTACTACTTCCACCGCTTCTACAAAGAACAACCAGATTTAAACTATGACAATCCGGCGGTGCACGAAGAAGTCCTCTCCCTGGTTGATTTTTGGATGGGCAAGGGTTTAGACGGCTTTCGCCTCGATGCCATTCCTTATTTATATGAGCGTGATGACACCGGAGGAGAAAGTATTCCGGAGACTATCGAATTCATCGAAAAGCTGCGTGTGTACATGGACGAGCACTACCCAGATGCCTTTATGGTGGCCGAAGCCAATCAACCGCCCGCGGAGACGCGCGAGTATTTTGGCGACGGCAACCGTATGCACATGGTGTTTAATTTCCCGCTGATGCCGCGGTTATATCAAGCCATCGCTACCAGCCAGGCCAGCCCCATCGAAGAGATCATGCCTGAGCTGCTGCACCTGCCACCTGGCACGCAATGGGGCAATTTCCTGCGCAACCATGATGAGCTGACCTTGGAGATGGTCTCGGAATTTGAACGCGACCTGTTGTATTCGGCGTTCCTGCCCCATGATTCCATGCGCGCACACCTGGGCATCGCTAGGCGCTTGGCACCGTTGATGGACAATGACCGCGCCAAAATTGAGCTCATGTTTGCCCTCATGTTCGGGCTTCCCGGCGCACCCTTTGTCTACTACGGCGAAGAAATCGGCATGCAAGATGATCCGTCGCTGCAGGACCGCGACGCGGTGCGCACCCCGATGCAATGGGAGCCCGGACCCGGTGCTGGATTTACCACCTCTGAAACTCCCAAGCGTCCGATTGTCGGCGGCTTCGGGCTATCGGTGGCAGAGCAGCGCCACGACCCTGATTCACTTTTGCGATTTGTGCGTTCGCTGATTGCGGCGCGCAAGGCTCATCCGGAAATCGGCATCGGCAATTATGAATCTATTGCTGTTACCGAGCCTTCTTTGCTTGCTATTTTGCGCACGCTCAAGGAAGAAGACCGCGTGATTGCCTCGGACCCGCTAGGCTCTGCACCCCTGGTGTGCTTGTATAACTTTGCGCCGTACCCCATTGACATACCGAAACAGGCGCTGACGCCTTTGGGTGGCGTGGGGCACGTAGAAATTGGATCTGAGCATGGGGTTTCCGAAGTTCGTGCCGGGGATGCGATTCCGGCCTTCGGCTATCTGTGGCTCTCTGCCTTATATTCTGCGTAA
- a CDS encoding carbohydrate ABC transporter permease, producing MKQSKISQIGHYAGIIFIMFWGLAPFYWMVVTALRDSDHTFDTTPWPTHITLDNFKDALATDKGNDFLGAIGNSLLISLLTTALAVAIGVFTAYVLARMDFPGKGIVTGVILAASMFPGIALVTPLFQLFGDLGWIGTYRAMIIPNISFALPLTIYTLVSFFRQLPWELEEAARVDGATKAQAFRLILLPLAAPALFTTAIIAFITTWNEFMLARQLSTTDTEPVTVAIARFSGPSAFEYPYAATMAAGALVTIPLIIMVLVFQHRIVAGLTAGGVKG from the coding sequence ATGAAACAATCCAAGATTTCACAAATCGGCCACTACGCCGGCATCATCTTCATCATGTTTTGGGGCCTCGCCCCGTTTTATTGGATGGTCGTTACCGCACTGCGCGATTCCGACCACACCTTTGACACCACACCGTGGCCCACGCATATCACCTTAGATAACTTCAAGGACGCGCTGGCCACAGATAAAGGCAATGATTTTCTCGGCGCGATTGGCAACTCCCTTCTCATCTCGCTATTAACCACGGCACTAGCGGTTGCGATCGGCGTATTTACTGCCTACGTTCTAGCGCGCATGGATTTTCCGGGCAAAGGTATCGTCACCGGCGTCATCTTGGCAGCTTCCATGTTCCCCGGCATCGCGCTGGTCACCCCACTTTTCCAGCTCTTTGGTGATTTAGGCTGGATTGGCACCTACCGCGCGATGATCATTCCTAATATTTCCTTCGCCCTGCCCTTGACGATTTACACGCTGGTGAGCTTTTTTAGACAGCTTCCATGGGAATTAGAAGAAGCAGCCCGCGTCGACGGCGCGACCAAAGCCCAGGCCTTCCGTCTAATCTTGTTGCCACTGGCAGCGCCAGCGCTATTTACCACCGCGATTATTGCGTTTATCACCACGTGGAATGAGTTCATGCTCGCCCGCCAGCTCTCCACCACGGATACGGAACCGGTCACTGTCGCTATCGCACGCTTTTCCGGCCCTTCTGCGTTTGAATACCCTTATGCCGCGACCATGGCGGCTGGCGCGTTGGTGACCATTCCGCTTATCATCATGGTCCTGGTCTTCCAGCACCGCATTGTTGCCGGGCTAACTGCCGGTGGCGTAAAGGGCTAA
- a CDS encoding carbohydrate ABC transporter permease — MKNSRAKRYLPAALLIAPALLTLAVVIGYPVIRAIMLSFQGNRRLDPETGTFVEGGFAGLENYLYWTTNRCMSPTGEVSVCPPGVIATDFWPAVKITLFFAVTTVLLETILGIMMALIMNGDYRGRGLVRAAVLIPWAIPTAVTAKLWQFMFAPQGIVNSVLNQQIAWTTDPWAARFAVIIADVWKTAPFMALLILAGLQMIPKDVYEAARIDGASRWQTFIHITLPLVKPALMVAILFRTLDALRMYDLPVIMISSSSNSPTATISQLVVEDMRQGNFNSASAMSTLIFLLIFAIAFILIKFLGADIAGGTGMDKPKRHKKHDTDRDQPTEPSPSPVPAAVGHGSAATEPSAESDR; from the coding sequence GTGAAAAATTCCCGTGCCAAGCGGTACCTTCCCGCAGCGTTATTAATTGCGCCTGCGCTACTGACCTTGGCCGTCGTTATTGGCTACCCGGTTATCCGCGCCATCATGCTGTCTTTCCAGGGCAACCGCCGCCTCGACCCCGAGACCGGCACGTTTGTCGAAGGTGGGTTCGCGGGGCTCGAGAACTACCTGTACTGGACCACCAACCGCTGCATGTCTCCTACAGGCGAGGTTTCCGTATGTCCCCCAGGTGTGATTGCCACTGACTTTTGGCCAGCGGTAAAAATCACCCTATTCTTCGCCGTAACCACCGTGCTCTTAGAGACCATCTTGGGCATCATGATGGCGTTGATTATGAATGGTGATTACCGCGGTCGCGGCCTCGTACGCGCTGCCGTGCTTATCCCCTGGGCTATTCCCACCGCCGTGACTGCCAAGTTGTGGCAATTCATGTTCGCACCGCAGGGCATCGTCAACTCAGTACTCAACCAACAAATTGCCTGGACTACTGACCCGTGGGCCGCGCGGTTTGCCGTGATCATCGCTGATGTCTGGAAGACCGCGCCGTTTATGGCGCTGCTGATTTTGGCCGGTCTGCAAATGATTCCGAAAGATGTCTACGAAGCTGCCCGCATCGACGGCGCCTCGCGGTGGCAGACCTTTATCCACATCACCTTGCCGCTGGTAAAGCCTGCGCTGATGGTAGCTATCTTATTCCGTACGCTCGATGCACTGCGCATGTATGACCTGCCGGTGATTATGATTTCGAGCTCGTCTAATTCTCCGACCGCTACGATCTCGCAGCTAGTTGTCGAAGATATGCGCCAAGGAAACTTCAATTCTGCCTCGGCTATGTCCACGCTGATCTTCCTGCTTATTTTCGCAATCGCGTTCATCCTCATTAAATTCCTCGGCGCCGATATCGCAGGCGGCACAGGAATGGATAAACCGAAAAGACATAAAAAGCATGACACAGACCGTGACCAACCCACTGAGCCATCGCCGAGTCCGGTTCCAGCCGCAGTAGGACACGGCTCGGCAGCGACGGAGCCTAGCGCGGAGAGTGATCGCTGA
- a CDS encoding NAD(P)/FAD-dependent oxidoreductase, giving the protein MARAIIVGAGMVGLATAWHLQERGYDVKVVDRKGVAAGSSWGNAGWLAPAKTIPLAESGLWGQAPSLLLDPDAALSMPFKVDLRLWSFLAQFMAHASDSAWDKTMEKLTPIDKVALDAFDELELGGVDAKTHEGPFVIGFQSEPDSRGFFKEIAGAIRYGQEVEINRVEDPQSMVPILSDEIQAVYRLEGQRFIEPGPYVEAIAKAVKERGGEVVEGKTVESVEGGAKAAVVYADGSREEADKVVVASGAWLSDLVRDHGVKVPVQAGRGYSFSVATPEPIKHSVYLPQQRIACTPYQGRFRIAGTMEFRDPDDPLIPRRIESIVNNSRVAFRDVDLDDRQDEWVGSRPVTPDGLSLIGETKSRNVFVAGGHGMWGVVLGPATGKYLAELIDTGVTNDIIKPMDPLRKNLTAANPFKK; this is encoded by the coding sequence TTGGCACGTGCGATTATCGTGGGCGCAGGCATGGTTGGCCTGGCTACCGCTTGGCATTTGCAGGAACGTGGCTATGACGTCAAAGTTGTTGACCGCAAGGGCGTCGCGGCCGGTTCATCATGGGGCAATGCCGGCTGGCTAGCACCCGCTAAGACCATTCCACTGGCAGAAAGTGGCCTGTGGGGACAGGCTCCTTCTTTGTTGCTTGACCCAGATGCGGCATTATCGATGCCGTTTAAGGTCGATCTTCGACTGTGGTCATTTTTGGCACAGTTTATGGCTCATGCTTCTGATTCAGCATGGGACAAGACCATGGAAAAGCTCACCCCCATCGATAAGGTGGCGCTCGATGCTTTCGATGAACTAGAACTTGGCGGAGTAGACGCGAAGACCCACGAAGGGCCCTTCGTTATTGGTTTCCAGTCGGAGCCAGATTCCCGCGGCTTCTTTAAAGAAATCGCAGGCGCCATCCGTTATGGCCAAGAAGTAGAGATCAACCGCGTCGAGGACCCACAGTCCATGGTGCCGATCTTGTCTGATGAAATTCAGGCGGTTTACCGTTTGGAAGGCCAGCGCTTTATCGAGCCCGGCCCGTATGTCGAAGCGATTGCTAAGGCTGTCAAGGAGCGTGGCGGTGAAGTAGTTGAGGGCAAGACCGTCGAATCCGTTGAAGGCGGCGCCAAGGCGGCAGTTGTTTATGCTGATGGCAGCCGTGAGGAAGCGGATAAGGTAGTTGTTGCCTCCGGCGCGTGGCTCTCTGACCTGGTTCGCGACCACGGCGTGAAGGTTCCTGTTCAGGCTGGCCGCGGTTACTCCTTCTCGGTGGCTACTCCAGAGCCCATCAAGCACTCGGTCTACCTGCCGCAACAACGTATCGCCTGTACTCCTTACCAAGGTCGTTTCCGCATCGCCGGCACCATGGAATTCCGTGATCCAGACGATCCCTTGATCCCACGACGCATCGAATCCATCGTCAACAACTCCCGCGTTGCTTTCCGTGACGTGGACCTGGATGACCGCCAGGATGAGTGGGTGGGCTCACGTCCCGTAACGCCAGACGGACTATCTCTTATTGGTGAGACCAAGTCTCGCAACGTCTTCGTCGCTGGTGGCCACGGAATGTGGGGCGTTGTCCTAGGCCCTGCGACGGGTAAGTACCTGGCTGAACTCATTGATACCGGCGTGACCAACGACATCATCAAACCCATGGATCCGCTGCGCAAGAACCTGACTGCCGCGAACCCATTTAAGAAGTAA